From a single Drosophila sulfurigaster albostrigata strain 15112-1811.04 chromosome 3, ASM2355843v2, whole genome shotgun sequence genomic region:
- the LOC133843890 gene encoding uncharacterized protein LOC133843890 has translation MHFSPHFVCSDVVYSTPMSPFSHRYQTYCQEEVKADVKPSVSFYIHCENARQEHYPRYVVNYRRKFCERSAKLKRQAVEERRQLFLNDRVECLKQQGDRVRQVVADYHAKHMENWLRTREHLASDMEEHRQRRERHLIERLETLRRHNEQVKSRCELLRYGNYLRRIARQHEVRRKRRSIF, from the coding sequence atgcaCTTTAGTCCGCATTTCGTGTGCTCAGATGTCGTCTATTCGACTCCGATGTCGCCATTCTCTCACAGATATCAGACTTATTGTCAGGAAGAAGTCAAAGCGGATGTGAAACCCAGCGTCTCTTTCTATATTCACTGTGAGAATGCGCGGCAAGAACACTATCCCAGGTATGTGGTCAACTATCGACGCAAATTCTGTGAACGAAGCGCCAAATTAAAGAGGCAAGCTGTCGAGGAGCGTCGGCAACTTTTCCTAAACGATCGCGTCGAATGCCTCAAGCAGCAAGGGGATAGAGTGAGGCAAGTGGTTGCTGATTACCACGCGAAACACATGGAGAACTGGCTCAGAACGAGGGAGCACTTGGCCAGCGATATGGAGGAGCATCGGCAACGGCGTGAGCGGCATTTAATCGAGCGCCTGGAGACGTTGAGGAGGCACAACGAGCAGGTGAAGAGTCGCTGCGAGTTGCTGCGATACGGAAACTATCTGCGACGCATAGCGCGACAGCATGAGGTTAGACGGAAACGCAGAAGTATCTTTTAG